In Anseongella ginsenosidimutans, one genomic interval encodes:
- a CDS encoding lipoprotein gives MKKSYFLQGFLFLFLLTVLSGCDLVAGIFEAGVWVGVILVVAVLVLIIWLLRKVFR, from the coding sequence ATGAAAAAGTCGTATTTCCTTCAGGGATTCCTGTTTCTTTTCCTGCTGACAGTACTTTCCGGCTGCGATCTCGTAGCAGGGATCTTTGAAGCAGGCGTATGGGTGGGCGTGATCCTGGTGGTCGCTGTTCTTGTCCTGATTATCTGGCTTCTCAGGAAAGTGTTTCGTTAA
- the rimO gene encoding 30S ribosomal protein S12 methylthiotransferase RimO: MRTKDRHKEKPRVNVVTLGCSKNLVDSEVLMGQLRGNNMEVAHEDGRNRADDIVVINTCGFIDNAKQESIDTILRYNQLKEQGKIGKLFVTGCLSERYKPELRKEIPTVDDYFGSNEMVRLLKTLGADYRHELIGERLLTTPSHSAFFKISEGCDRPCSFCAIPLMRGKHVSRPSEELVKEARKLAGRGTKELVLIAQDSTFYGLDIYGKRTLPDLLRLLSDVEGIEWIRLQYAYPSGFPMDILEVIQERANICNYLDMPLQHISNPMLKSMRRGITREKTVELIQTIRERVPGIALRTTLISGYPGESAQDHEELLRFVEDIRFDRLGVFAYSHEENTHAASLEDNVPEETKEERLEEIMSLQQGISYELNQEKKGKEFKVLIDKKEGEYFVGRTEFDSPEVDNEVLINAVDQYVPVGDFCQVRITDAEEFDLYGIPLSAGENSQKGINETLS; encoded by the coding sequence ATGCGTACGAAGGACCGACACAAAGAAAAACCGCGCGTGAATGTGGTCACACTGGGATGTTCCAAGAATCTGGTAGATTCGGAAGTACTCATGGGGCAGCTCCGCGGAAATAATATGGAAGTAGCCCATGAAGACGGCAGGAACCGGGCGGATGATATTGTCGTGATCAATACCTGCGGCTTTATTGATAATGCCAAACAGGAATCCATAGATACCATACTCCGTTACAACCAGTTAAAAGAACAGGGAAAGATCGGGAAACTTTTCGTTACCGGTTGCTTATCCGAGCGCTACAAGCCGGAGTTAAGGAAAGAAATCCCCACGGTGGACGACTATTTCGGTTCCAACGAAATGGTGCGGCTGCTGAAAACCCTTGGCGCGGACTACCGCCACGAACTTATCGGGGAACGCCTTTTAACCACCCCCTCCCATTCCGCTTTCTTTAAGATATCCGAGGGCTGTGACCGTCCCTGCTCATTCTGCGCCATTCCGCTGATGCGCGGTAAACATGTTTCAAGGCCATCGGAAGAACTTGTTAAGGAGGCCAGGAAGCTGGCCGGCCGGGGCACAAAAGAGCTGGTGCTGATTGCCCAGGACTCCACCTTTTACGGGCTTGATATTTATGGAAAAAGAACCCTTCCAGACCTGCTGCGGCTTCTTTCCGACGTGGAAGGCATTGAATGGATACGCCTGCAGTATGCGTACCCTTCCGGCTTTCCGATGGATATCCTGGAAGTAATACAGGAGCGCGCTAATATTTGTAATTACCTTGACATGCCGCTTCAGCATATCAGCAACCCTATGTTAAAATCCATGCGGAGGGGCATTACCAGGGAAAAGACGGTGGAACTGATCCAAACCATACGGGAACGGGTCCCCGGGATCGCCTTGCGCACCACCCTGATCAGCGGCTACCCCGGCGAATCGGCGCAGGACCACGAGGAATTGCTCCGTTTCGTGGAAGACATCCGTTTTGACAGACTGGGAGTTTTCGCGTATTCCCATGAAGAGAACACCCACGCCGCCTCGCTGGAAGACAATGTGCCGGAAGAGACCAAGGAAGAAAGGCTCGAAGAGATCATGTCCCTTCAGCAGGGTATTTCCTACGAGCTGAACCAGGAGAAGAAGGGTAAAGAATTCAAAGTCCTTATCGACAAAAAGGAGGGCGAATATTTTGTTGGCCGCACCGAATTCGACTCACCGGAAGTTGATAACGAAGTCCTGATCAACGCCGTTGACCAGTATGTACCTGTCGGGGATTTTTGCCAGGTGCGGATCACCGACGCCGAAGAGTTCGACCTTTACGGGATTCCCCTGAGCGCCGGCGAAAATTCGCAAAAAGGCATTAACGAAACACTTTCCTGA
- the ftsY gene encoding signal recognition particle-docking protein FtsY, whose protein sequence is MGLFDLFKSKKPAETQAESQALDKGLEKTKDSMFTRLSKMVAGKSRVDEEVLDELEELLVSSDVGVSTTLRIIERIEERVARDRYLNATELNTILREEVAALLSENNSAGFDDTYSETIRPYVIMVVGVNGVGKTTTIGKLAHKFNQAGKKVVLGAGDTFRAAAVEQIHVWGERAAARVVSQKMGSDPASVAYDTLKSAIANNEDVAIIDTAGRLHNKVGLMNELSKIRNVMNKVVPGAPHEVLLVLDASTGQNAIEQCKQFTAATEVNALALTKLDGTAKGGVVIGISDQFKIPVKYIGVGEGKEDLQLFDRVAFVDSLFREK, encoded by the coding sequence ATGGGTTTGTTCGATCTTTTTAAAAGCAAAAAGCCGGCAGAAACACAAGCTGAATCCCAGGCCCTGGACAAGGGGCTTGAAAAGACCAAGGACAGCATGTTTACCCGCCTGTCCAAAATGGTTGCCGGCAAGTCCCGGGTAGACGAGGAAGTACTGGACGAACTGGAAGAACTGCTGGTTAGCTCTGACGTTGGCGTAAGTACCACGCTCAGGATCATAGAACGGATCGAAGAGCGGGTTGCCCGCGACAGGTACCTTAACGCGACCGAACTGAACACTATTTTGCGGGAAGAAGTGGCCGCCTTGCTTTCGGAAAACAATTCGGCGGGCTTTGACGATACCTACTCGGAAACTATCCGCCCCTATGTGATCATGGTTGTTGGTGTTAACGGTGTAGGGAAAACGACGACCATTGGCAAGCTGGCCCATAAATTCAACCAGGCTGGTAAAAAAGTGGTGCTTGGAGCCGGCGATACCTTTCGTGCGGCAGCCGTAGAACAGATCCATGTCTGGGGAGAACGTGCCGCCGCGCGCGTTGTTTCTCAAAAAATGGGTTCGGACCCTGCCTCCGTGGCCTATGACACACTGAAATCAGCCATTGCGAATAACGAAGATGTGGCCATTATTGATACCGCCGGCCGTCTTCACAACAAAGTGGGCCTGATGAACGAGCTAAGCAAGATCAGGAACGTAATGAACAAGGTAGTTCCCGGGGCGCCGCACGAAGTATTGCTTGTGCTGGATGCTTCCACGGGGCAAAACGCCATTGAGCAGTGCAAGCAATTCACGGCAGCTACCGAAGTGAATGCCCTTGCGCTCACCAAACTGGACGGCACCGCAAAGGGCGGCGTAGTGATCGGGATTTCCGACCAGTTTAAAATACCGGTAAAATACATTGGAGTAGGAGAAGGAAAAGAGGACCTGCAGCTATTCGACAGGGTAGCTTTTGTGGACAGCCTCTTCAGGGAGAAATAA
- a CDS encoding DUF4295 domain-containing protein has product MAKKTVATLKTGKGKEFSKVITSVRSPKTGAYTFKEMIAHNDHIRDAFQAAKEQVETQAEETAQN; this is encoded by the coding sequence ATGGCAAAGAAAACAGTTGCAACGCTGAAAACCGGTAAAGGCAAGGAATTTTCCAAGGTGATCACTTCTGTGCGTTCACCAAAAACCGGGGCCTACACGTTCAAGGAAATGATCGCTCACAATGATCACATCCGGGATGCATTCCAGGCCGCCAAGGAACAAGTGGAAACCCAGGCTGAAGAAACCGCCCAGAATTAA
- the rpmG gene encoding 50S ribosomal protein L33 yields MAKKGNRVQVILECTEHRESGMPGASRYITTKNKKNTPERMELKKFNPVLRKVTVHKEIK; encoded by the coding sequence ATGGCTAAGAAAGGGAACAGAGTACAGGTAATTCTTGAGTGTACCGAACACAGGGAAAGCGGAATGCCCGGCGCTTCAAGATATATCACAACCAAGAACAAGAAAAATACACCTGAAAGAATGGAGTTGAAAAAATTCAATCCCGTACTTAGAAAGGTAACTGTTCATAAAGAAATCAAGTAA
- the rpmB gene encoding 50S ribosomal protein L28 yields the protein MSRVCDLTGKKSMNGFSVSNSNAKTKRRFYPNLQVKKFYIPEEDKWITLKVSASALKTINKKGISACLNNFVKKGKI from the coding sequence ATGTCAAGAGTTTGCGATTTAACAGGTAAGAAATCAATGAACGGGTTCAGCGTTTCAAATTCAAACGCGAAGACCAAGCGCAGGTTCTATCCTAATTTACAGGTAAAAAAATTCTATATCCCTGAGGAAGACAAGTGGATCACCCTGAAGGTTTCTGCTTCAGCCTTGAAAACCATCAACAAAAAAGGGATCAGCGCCTGCCTTAATAATTTTGTAAAAAAAGGAAAAATATAA